The Caballeronia sp. SL2Y3 genome includes a window with the following:
- the nikC gene encoding nickel transporter permease produces the protein MHSPAKRTPMEPAPTTWRAWLLTDTPASPRQAALGRAYRRWRRFSGNPLSMLGFVILIVLVVAAVVGPLLVTQDPLRQVLADRLMPPGAAHWFGTDQLGRDILSRLVHGSRLTLSIAMLVVVLVVPVGLLIGTVAGYCGGFVDTALMRVTDVALAFPKIVLALAFAAALGPGVLNAVIAISITAWPPYARLARAESLRLAQADFIHAARLAGASHTRILLRYIVPLCSSSVIVRATLDMAGIILAVAGLGFLGLGAQPPSPEWGYMVASGRNVLLDAWWVATIPGLAILAVSLAFNLLGDGLRDVFDPRHGG, from the coding sequence ATGCATTCGCCCGCCAAGCGCACGCCGATGGAACCCGCCCCGACCACATGGCGCGCGTGGCTCCTGACCGACACGCCCGCGTCGCCGCGACAGGCCGCGCTCGGGCGCGCGTACCGGCGCTGGCGGCGGTTTTCGGGCAATCCGCTCAGCATGCTGGGCTTCGTCATTCTGATCGTGCTCGTCGTGGCGGCAGTCGTCGGGCCGCTCTTGGTGACGCAGGACCCGCTGCGGCAAGTGCTCGCCGACCGTCTGATGCCGCCGGGCGCCGCGCACTGGTTCGGCACGGATCAGCTCGGCCGCGACATTCTGTCGAGACTGGTGCACGGCTCGCGTCTCACGCTATCCATTGCGATGCTCGTCGTCGTGCTCGTCGTGCCGGTCGGACTCCTGATCGGTACGGTGGCCGGCTATTGCGGCGGCTTCGTCGACACGGCGCTCATGCGCGTGACGGATGTCGCGCTCGCGTTCCCGAAGATCGTGCTCGCGCTTGCGTTCGCGGCGGCGCTGGGGCCGGGCGTGCTGAACGCGGTCATCGCCATTTCCATCACCGCGTGGCCGCCTTATGCGCGGCTCGCGCGAGCCGAATCGCTGCGGCTCGCGCAGGCGGATTTCATCCACGCGGCGCGGCTGGCGGGCGCATCGCACACGCGCATTCTGCTGCGCTATATCGTGCCGCTGTGCTCGTCGTCGGTGATCGTGCGCGCGACGCTCGATATGGCCGGCATCATTCTCGCCGTCGCGGGGCTCGGCTTTCTCGGGCTGGGCGCGCAGCCGCCGAGCCCGGAATGGGGCTACATGGTTGCGTCCGGCCGCAACGTGCTGCTCGACGCCTGGTGGGTCGCGACCATTCCCGGCCTCGCGATTCTCGCGGTGAGCCTCGCGTTCAATCTGCTCGGCGACGGTCTGCGCGATGTCTTCGATCCGCGTCATGGAGGCTGA
- a CDS encoding ABC transporter ATP-binding protein has product MEDALAEIDGLEVAFAGHDGVAMPAVRGVSLTVRRGERLGIVGESGSGKSLTGRALLGLLPPEARWSAKALRFDGQDLLAMKPSARRRLCGTQMSMILQDPKYSLNPVMTVAQQMRETIARRDGGLSRRAMRARIVDALAAVHIRDPERVADAYPHELSGGMGQRVMIAMMVSAGPRLLIADEPTSALDMLVSMQVLAVLDEMIERHRTGLVFISHDLPLVMSFCDRVAVMYGGRVVETCAARELGNARHPYTRGLLAASPPLTHPPDELPTLRRDPSWLAETIEEAAR; this is encoded by the coding sequence ATGGAAGATGCACTCGCTGAAATCGACGGTCTCGAAGTGGCCTTCGCCGGCCACGACGGCGTCGCGATGCCCGCGGTGCGCGGCGTCTCGCTGACGGTGCGGCGCGGCGAGCGGCTCGGCATCGTCGGGGAATCGGGCTCGGGAAAGTCGCTGACCGGCCGCGCGCTGCTCGGCCTCTTGCCGCCCGAAGCGCGATGGTCCGCAAAGGCTTTGCGCTTCGACGGCCAGGACCTGCTCGCGATGAAGCCGAGCGCTCGCCGGCGCCTCTGCGGCACGCAGATGAGCATGATCCTGCAAGACCCGAAGTACTCGCTCAATCCGGTGATGACGGTCGCCCAGCAGATGCGCGAGACCATCGCGCGCCGGGACGGCGGCTTGAGCCGGCGCGCGATGCGTGCGCGCATCGTGGATGCGCTCGCGGCCGTGCATATCCGCGATCCGGAGCGCGTGGCGGACGCGTATCCGCACGAGCTGTCCGGCGGCATGGGCCAGCGCGTGATGATCGCGATGATGGTGAGCGCCGGTCCGCGCCTCCTGATTGCCGACGAGCCGACGAGCGCGCTCGACATGCTCGTGTCGATGCAGGTGCTCGCCGTCCTTGACGAAATGATCGAGCGTCATCGCACGGGGCTCGTGTTTATCAGCCACGACTTGCCGCTCGTGATGTCGTTCTGCGATCGCGTCGCGGTGATGTACGGCGGGCGCGTCGTGGAGACGTGCGCGGCGCGTGAACTCGGCAACGCGCGGCATCCGTACACGCGCGGACTGCTCGCGGCCAGCCCGCCGTTGACCCATCCGCCCGACGAACTGCCGACGCTGCGCCGCGATCCGTCGTGGCTCGCAGAAACCATCGAGGAAGCCGCGCGATGA
- a CDS encoding ABC transporter ATP-binding protein, translated as MIEIDHAHIRFKTKTGHVDAVRDVSLRVEDGEVFGLVGESGSGKSTLLRALAGLVPLAGGAMRIEGRGVADRPQRDVQMVFQDPYGSLHPRFTVDRTLREPLAINGIGNRDTRILDALAEVGLGAAFRFRYPHQLSGGQRQRVSIARALIVEPRVLLLDEPTSALDVSVQAEILNLLRRLHRERKLTMILVSHNLAVVGFLCQRVAVMRNGEVVEQLGVEAVRAHDVKHEYTRRLLLATQGYTREPVRW; from the coding sequence ATGATCGAGATCGACCACGCGCACATTCGCTTCAAGACGAAAACCGGCCACGTCGATGCGGTGCGCGACGTGTCGTTGCGCGTTGAGGACGGCGAAGTATTCGGTCTCGTCGGCGAATCGGGCAGCGGCAAGTCGACGCTGCTGCGCGCGCTCGCGGGTCTGGTGCCGCTCGCTGGCGGCGCGATGCGCATCGAAGGGCGGGGCGTCGCGGATCGCCCGCAGCGCGACGTGCAGATGGTGTTTCAGGACCCGTACGGCTCGCTGCATCCGCGCTTCACCGTCGACCGCACATTGCGCGAGCCGCTCGCGATCAACGGCATCGGCAATCGGGACACCCGCATTCTGGACGCGCTCGCCGAAGTCGGGCTCGGCGCGGCGTTCCGCTTTCGCTATCCGCATCAGTTGTCGGGCGGGCAGCGGCAACGCGTGTCGATCGCTCGTGCGCTGATCGTCGAGCCGCGCGTGCTTCTGCTCGACGAGCCGACGTCCGCGCTCGACGTGTCCGTGCAGGCCGAAATTCTGAACCTGTTGCGACGGCTGCATCGCGAGCGCAAGCTCACGATGATCCTCGTGAGCCACAATCTCGCGGTCGTCGGCTTCCTGTGTCAGCGCGTGGCTGTCATGCGCAACGGCGAAGTCGTCGAACAACTCGGAGTGGAGGCGGTGAGGGCGCACGACGTGAAGCACGAGTACACGCGGCGGCTTCTCTTGGCGACGCAAGGCTACACGCGCGAGCCCGTGCGCTGGTAA
- a CDS encoding DnaJ family domain-containing protein, translating into MKLLDALVEQRINEAVSRGELNNLPGAGAPLKLDDDLLVPEEVRVANRILKNAGFVPPAVEQLRALRGLQDELDKVTDPAARCRIQVKMLALDMALESLRGGGCVPHEYRRRIAERLSERVAARGDTEPEQP; encoded by the coding sequence ATGAAATTGCTAGATGCTCTGGTAGAACAGCGGATCAACGAAGCCGTGTCTCGCGGCGAGTTGAACAACTTGCCGGGCGCAGGCGCGCCGCTTAAGTTGGACGACGATCTTCTCGTTCCCGAGGAAGTGCGCGTCGCCAACCGTATTCTCAAGAACGCGGGTTTCGTTCCGCCCGCCGTCGAGCAGCTTCGCGCGCTGCGTGGCCTGCAGGACGAACTCGACAAAGTGACCGATCCTGCCGCCCGCTGCCGCATTCAGGTGAAGATGCTCGCGCTCGACATGGCGCTGGAATCGCTGCGCGGCGGCGGCTGCGTGCCGCACGAATATCGCCGGCGCATCGCGGAGCGGCTCTCCGAGCGCGTCGCGGCGCGCGGCGACACGGAGCCGGAGCAGCCTTGA
- the tadA gene encoding tRNA adenosine(34) deaminase TadA, translating to MTLPEPPPGASPDTSEDTAPASDRDRRFMALAQRAADEARRAGEVPVGAVVVLGDEVIATGFNHPIRGHDPSAHAEMVALRAAAQALRNYRLPGCELYVTLEPCLMCAGAIMHARIARVVYGAADPKTGACGSVVDMFANERLNHHTAVTGGVLADECGHALKNFFAERRLLAREERAARQEQGQTQSPARLDTDLSINTNSTS from the coding sequence TTGACGCTCCCCGAGCCGCCGCCCGGCGCTTCTCCCGACACATCAGAAGATACCGCTCCCGCCAGCGACCGCGATCGCCGCTTCATGGCGCTCGCGCAACGCGCCGCCGACGAAGCGCGCCGCGCGGGCGAAGTGCCGGTGGGCGCGGTCGTCGTGCTGGGCGATGAAGTCATCGCCACGGGTTTCAATCATCCGATTCGGGGGCACGATCCGTCCGCGCACGCGGAAATGGTCGCGCTGCGGGCTGCGGCGCAGGCGCTGCGGAACTATCGGCTGCCGGGCTGCGAGCTTTACGTGACGCTGGAGCCGTGCCTGATGTGCGCGGGCGCGATCATGCACGCGCGCATCGCGCGGGTCGTGTACGGCGCAGCCGACCCGAAGACCGGCGCGTGCGGCAGCGTCGTCGATATGTTCGCGAACGAACGGCTGAATCATCACACGGCCGTGACGGGCGGCGTGCTTGCCGACGAATGCGGCCACGCGCTCAAGAACTTCTTCGCCGAGCGCCGGCTTCTCGCGCGGGAAGAGCGCGCCGCGCGTCAAGAGCAAGGACAAACGCAATCGCCCGCGCGCCTCGACACCGATCTTTCCATCAACACGAATTCAACATCGTGA
- the ldcA gene encoding muramoyltetrapeptide carboxypeptidase, whose product MVKSRTIDLIAPSGYPHDSAAVERGIGRLRAQGHRLENLDATRRRFQRFGGTDSERAADLNRLADPSRRLPDIVLAVRGGYGASRILHGLDYDGLRRLADEPVALVGHSDFTAIQCALYARSAVKSFGGPMFAGNFGAEQLSAFTMHHFWQAISQPSFTVTSHTPQRQSVDVTGMLWGGNLAILAALVGTPYLPPVEGGILFIEDVNEHPFRIERMIYQLHQAGVLGRQQAVVMGEFSGGRLSDYDNGFSLDTVIEQMRAATGVPFVTGLQFGHVDNLLTLPFGATAHLVAKERGFTLALSDYPHLA is encoded by the coding sequence ATCGTGAAATCACGCACCATCGACCTCATCGCGCCTTCCGGCTATCCGCACGATTCTGCGGCTGTCGAGCGGGGCATCGGGCGTTTGCGGGCGCAGGGTCATCGGCTCGAAAATCTCGATGCGACGCGCCGCCGCTTCCAACGATTCGGCGGCACGGACAGCGAGCGCGCCGCCGATCTGAACCGTCTCGCCGATCCGTCGCGGCGGCTGCCCGATATCGTGCTGGCGGTGCGGGGCGGCTATGGCGCATCGCGCATCCTGCACGGCCTCGACTACGACGGCCTGCGACGGCTCGCCGACGAACCGGTGGCGCTCGTCGGCCATAGCGATTTCACGGCGATTCAGTGCGCGTTGTACGCGCGTTCGGCGGTGAAGAGCTTCGGCGGCCCGATGTTCGCCGGGAACTTCGGCGCGGAGCAGTTGAGCGCGTTCACCATGCACCACTTCTGGCAGGCGATCTCGCAGCCGAGCTTCACAGTGACGAGCCACACGCCGCAGCGACAGTCAGTGGATGTGACCGGCATGCTCTGGGGCGGCAACCTCGCGATACTGGCCGCGCTGGTCGGCACGCCGTATTTGCCGCCTGTCGAGGGCGGCATTCTCTTCATCGAAGACGTGAACGAGCATCCGTTTCGCATCGAGCGGATGATTTACCAGCTGCATCAGGCGGGCGTGCTCGGACGGCAGCAGGCGGTCGTCATGGGCGAGTTCTCGGGCGGGCGCCTGTCCGACTACGACAACGGCTTCTCGCTCGACACGGTGATCGAGCAGATGAGGGCGGCGACCGGCGTGCCGTTCGTCACCGGCTTGCAGTTCGGGCACGTCGATAACCTGCTGACGCTGCCTTTTGGTGCGACTGCACACCTTGTCGCGAAGGAGCGGGGTTTCACGCTGGCGCTTTCGGACTATCCGCATCTGGCTTGA
- a CDS encoding GntR family transcriptional regulator encodes MSDRKSSAASNASAGSLNGAAAASPESIAENIRAAILEHRLAPGAKLTEAQLCEVFDVKRGPVRQALSQLASERLVDLEPNRGAFVASPSLQEVHDVFEMRRIVELAVVERICKGHGTRRLKSIGATIGRERRAFEDRDFSAWIRLSGEFHTELAALTGNAVLCDCLSGLVARSTLISALYESLGKSSCSFEDHEAILAALDAGDAAKAADLMAQHLRDVELKMLERPARGAVDLKEVFARPGEREKAFGA; translated from the coding sequence ATGTCCGACCGTAAATCGAGTGCTGCATCGAACGCTTCCGCCGGTTCTCTGAACGGAGCCGCCGCAGCGAGCCCCGAGTCGATCGCCGAGAACATCCGCGCCGCGATCCTCGAACACCGGCTTGCTCCCGGCGCGAAGCTGACCGAAGCGCAGTTGTGCGAAGTGTTCGACGTGAAACGCGGCCCGGTGCGCCAGGCGCTGTCGCAGCTGGCAAGCGAGCGGCTCGTCGATCTCGAACCGAATCGCGGCGCGTTCGTGGCAAGTCCGTCGCTGCAGGAAGTGCACGACGTGTTCGAGATGCGGCGCATCGTCGAGCTGGCTGTCGTCGAGCGCATCTGCAAAGGGCACGGCACGCGGCGGCTGAAGTCGATCGGCGCGACCATCGGGCGCGAAAGGCGAGCGTTTGAGGACCGCGACTTTTCCGCGTGGATTCGGCTGTCGGGCGAGTTCCACACCGAACTGGCCGCGCTCACCGGCAACGCCGTGCTGTGCGATTGTCTGTCCGGACTCGTCGCGCGCTCGACGCTCATTTCGGCGCTGTATGAATCGCTCGGCAAGAGTTCGTGCTCGTTCGAAGATCACGAAGCGATCCTCGCCGCGCTCGATGCCGGCGACGCCGCGAAAGCCGCGGATCTGATGGCGCAACATCTGCGCGATGTCGAATTGAAGATGCTGGAGCGGCCCGCCCGTGGCGCGGTCGATCTGAAGGAAGTATTCGCGAGGCCGGGCGAACGCGAGAAGGCGTTCGGCGCGTAG
- a CDS encoding NCS1 family nucleobase:cation symporter-1, whose amino-acid sequence MAQFSATPGSSALPPYETPYESSEHDTGLPAGYSDRLYNEDLAPLRNQTWGAYNIFAFWMSDVHSVGGYVFAGSLFALGLTSWQVLVSLLIGIGFVNLLCNLIAKPSQVAGVPYPVACRATFGVLGANIPAVIRGLIAVAWYGIQTYLASSALVIVVLKFVPSLMPYADVHRYGFVGLSALGWAGFMLLWVLQAVVFWRGMEMIKKFIDFAGPAVYVVMFGLAGYMVWRAGIHNIGLNLGGVKYHGMEVVPVMITAISLVVSYFSGPMLNFGDFSRYCKSFRSVKRGNFWGLPVNFLAFSLVTVITTAATLPVFGQLITDPVETVGRIDHPTAVILGALTFTIATIGINIVANFVSPAFDFSNVAPRLISWRMGGMMAATASIFITPWNLFNNPAVIHYTLDILGSFIGPLYGVLILDFYLLKRGKLAVNDLYTTSDTGKYWYTKGVNRRAVMALLPAAVIAILCVMLPSLEGAANFSWFIGAGLGALFYWMLADRKHVA is encoded by the coding sequence ATGGCTCAGTTCAGTGCAACGCCCGGCAGTTCAGCACTGCCGCCGTATGAAACCCCGTACGAATCTTCCGAGCACGATACCGGCTTGCCGGCCGGCTACAGCGATCGTCTGTACAACGAAGATCTCGCGCCGCTCAGGAATCAGACGTGGGGCGCGTACAACATCTTCGCGTTCTGGATGTCGGACGTGCATAGCGTCGGCGGCTATGTGTTCGCGGGCAGTCTCTTTGCGCTCGGGCTGACGAGCTGGCAGGTGCTCGTGTCGCTGCTCATCGGCATCGGGTTCGTGAATCTGCTGTGCAATCTCATCGCAAAGCCGAGTCAAGTGGCGGGCGTGCCGTATCCGGTCGCGTGCCGCGCGACGTTCGGCGTGCTCGGCGCGAACATTCCCGCCGTCATTCGCGGGCTGATCGCCGTGGCGTGGTACGGCATCCAGACGTATCTGGCCTCCAGCGCGCTCGTGATCGTCGTGCTGAAGTTCGTGCCGTCGCTGATGCCCTATGCGGACGTGCATCGCTATGGCTTCGTCGGGCTGTCGGCGCTCGGCTGGGCCGGCTTCATGCTGCTGTGGGTGTTGCAGGCGGTCGTGTTCTGGCGCGGCATGGAGATGATCAAGAAGTTCATCGACTTTGCCGGACCTGCCGTCTATGTCGTGATGTTCGGGCTCGCCGGATACATGGTGTGGCGCGCGGGCATCCACAACATCGGGCTGAATCTCGGCGGCGTGAAGTATCACGGCATGGAAGTCGTGCCGGTGATGATCACCGCGATCTCGCTCGTCGTGTCCTATTTCTCCGGGCCGATGCTGAACTTCGGCGACTTCTCGCGCTACTGCAAGAGCTTTCGCAGCGTGAAGCGCGGCAATTTCTGGGGTCTGCCGGTCAACTTCCTCGCGTTCTCGCTCGTGACGGTCATCACGACGGCGGCCACGTTGCCGGTGTTCGGACAACTGATTACCGATCCGGTGGAAACGGTGGGCCGCATCGATCATCCGACGGCCGTCATTCTCGGCGCGCTGACGTTCACCATCGCGACCATCGGCATCAATATCGTGGCGAACTTCGTGTCGCCGGCGTTCGACTTCTCCAACGTCGCGCCGCGTCTCATCAGCTGGCGCATGGGCGGGATGATGGCCGCGACCGCGTCGATCTTCATCACGCCGTGGAATCTCTTCAACAATCCCGCCGTGATCCACTACACGCTGGACATTCTCGGCAGCTTCATCGGACCGTTGTACGGCGTGCTGATTCTCGACTTCTATCTTCTGAAGCGCGGCAAGCTCGCGGTGAACGACCTCTACACGACGTCCGACACCGGCAAGTACTGGTACACGAAGGGCGTCAATCGCCGTGCGGTCATGGCGCTCTTGCCAGCCGCAGTCATCGCGATTCTCTGCGTGATGCTGCCTTCGCTCGAAGGCGCCGCGAACTTCTCGTGGTTCATCGGGGCGGGGCTCGGCGCGTTGTTCTACTGGATGCTCGCGGATCGCAAGCACGTGGCTTGA
- a CDS encoding aspartate/glutamate racemase family protein — protein sequence MRIKLINPNTTQRMTDSMARCAREVAAPGTEIVAVSPTMGPPSIEGYYDEAIASLGLLAEVEAGERQGFDGYVIACFGDPALYAARELARGPVIGIAEAAMHAASVIAPGFSVVTTLRRTCGMAWHLAERYGMTRFCKNVRATDVAVLELDEPGSAARQTIIDECRRALDEDGSDAIVLGCAGMAEFCREVEDAIGAPVVEGVTAAVKWAEALIALRLHTAKRGDFARPLAKRYDGVLADFGPR from the coding sequence ATGCGCATCAAACTGATCAATCCGAACACCACGCAGCGCATGACCGATTCGATGGCCCGCTGCGCGCGCGAGGTCGCCGCGCCCGGCACGGAAATCGTCGCGGTCAGCCCGACGATGGGTCCGCCTTCCATCGAAGGCTATTACGACGAAGCCATTGCCTCGCTCGGGCTGCTCGCCGAAGTGGAGGCGGGCGAGCGGCAGGGCTTCGACGGCTACGTGATCGCGTGTTTCGGCGACCCGGCGCTGTATGCGGCGCGCGAACTGGCGCGCGGGCCGGTGATCGGCATCGCGGAGGCGGCGATGCACGCGGCGAGCGTCATCGCGCCGGGCTTCTCGGTCGTGACGACGCTGCGGCGCACGTGCGGCATGGCCTGGCATCTCGCCGAGCGCTACGGCATGACGCGCTTCTGCAAGAACGTGCGTGCGACGGACGTCGCCGTGCTCGAACTCGACGAGCCGGGCTCGGCGGCGCGGCAGACGATCATCGACGAATGCCGGCGCGCGCTCGACGAAGACGGCTCGGACGCCATCGTGCTCGGATGCGCGGGCATGGCGGAATTCTGCCGCGAAGTGGAGGACGCCATCGGCGCGCCGGTCGTGGAGGGCGTAACGGCGGCCGTCAAATGGGCCGAGGCGCTCATCGCGCTCAGGCTGCATACTGCTAAACGCGGGGACTTCGCGCGGCCGCTCGCGAAACGCTACGACGGCGTGCTCGCCGATTTCGGCCCGCGCTGA
- the puuE gene encoding allantoinase PuuE, translating into MSLDPNYPRDLIGYGRHPVQANWPGRARVAVQFVLNYEEGGENCVLHGDPGSEQFLSEIVGAASYPARHMSMESIYEYGSRAGVWRILREFEKRGLPLTVFGVGMAMERHPELSRAFVELGHEIACHGYRWIHYQDMSPEREAEHMRLGMEAIERVTGVRPLGWYTGRDSPNTHRLVAEYGGFLYDSDYYGDDLPFWMDVDLGNGKSTPQLIVPYTLDTNDMRFATPQGFNTGDHFFTYLRDAFDVLYEEGDEAPKMLSIGMHCRLLGRPGRFRGLQKFLDHIEKHDRVWVTRRVDIARHWREHHPSDQTKEDNGTAA; encoded by the coding sequence ATGTCTCTAGATCCGAACTATCCACGCGACCTGATCGGCTACGGCCGCCATCCCGTGCAGGCGAACTGGCCGGGGCGTGCGCGCGTCGCCGTGCAATTCGTGCTCAATTACGAGGAAGGCGGCGAAAACTGCGTGCTGCACGGCGATCCCGGCTCCGAGCAGTTCTTGTCGGAGATCGTGGGCGCGGCGTCGTATCCGGCGCGTCACATGAGCATGGAGTCCATCTACGAATACGGCTCGCGCGCAGGCGTCTGGCGCATCTTGCGCGAATTCGAGAAGCGCGGCTTGCCGCTGACCGTGTTCGGCGTCGGCATGGCGATGGAGCGGCATCCCGAGCTGTCGCGGGCGTTCGTGGAACTGGGGCATGAGATCGCGTGCCACGGGTATCGCTGGATTCACTATCAGGACATGTCGCCGGAGCGCGAAGCGGAGCATATGCGCCTCGGCATGGAAGCCATCGAGCGCGTGACGGGCGTGCGGCCGCTTGGCTGGTACACGGGCCGCGACAGTCCGAACACGCATCGGCTGGTGGCGGAATACGGCGGCTTTCTGTACGACTCGGACTATTACGGCGACGACCTGCCGTTCTGGATGGACGTCGATCTCGGCAACGGCAAGAGCACGCCGCAACTCATCGTGCCGTACACGCTCGACACCAACGACATGCGTTTCGCCACGCCGCAAGGCTTCAATACGGGCGACCACTTCTTCACGTACCTGCGCGATGCCTTCGACGTGCTCTACGAAGAAGGCGACGAAGCGCCGAAGATGCTGTCCATCGGCATGCACTGCCGGCTGCTCGGTCGTCCCGGGCGCTTTCGCGGGCTGCAGAAGTTTCTCGATCACATCGAAAAGCACGACCGCGTGTGGGTGACGCGGCGCGTCGATATCGCGCGGCACTGGCGCGAACATCACCCTTCCGATCAAACGAAAGAAGACAACGGGACGGCGGCATGA
- the uraD gene encoding 2-oxo-4-hydroxy-4-carboxy-5-ureidoimidazoline decarboxylase, giving the protein MKAMQTTLDQLNTMPADAFVTVLAGIFEHSPWVAEIAAEKRPFSSIDELHATMSQAVETAGEEKQLALINAHPELAGKAAVRGELTAESTREQSGAGLNLCTQEEFDKLQSLNTAYREKFGFPFILAVRGYDRHGIIANFEARVNHDRAQELRTSLDQIYRIARFRLDDLIRA; this is encoded by the coding sequence ATGAAGGCGATGCAAACCACACTCGACCAACTCAACACCATGCCCGCCGACGCGTTCGTGACCGTGCTCGCCGGCATCTTCGAGCATTCGCCGTGGGTCGCGGAGATTGCGGCTGAGAAGCGCCCGTTTTCGAGCATCGACGAATTGCACGCGACCATGTCGCAAGCAGTCGAAACGGCGGGCGAAGAGAAGCAACTCGCGCTCATCAACGCGCACCCGGAACTCGCGGGCAAGGCAGCGGTGCGCGGCGAACTCACGGCCGAATCGACGCGTGAGCAGAGCGGCGCAGGCCTCAACCTCTGCACGCAGGAAGAGTTCGACAAGCTCCAGTCGCTGAACACGGCGTATCGCGAGAAGTTCGGCTTCCCGTTCATTCTCGCGGTGCGCGGGTATGACCGTCACGGCATCATCGCGAACTTCGAGGCGCGCGTGAATCACGACCGCGCCCAAGAACTTCGTACGAGTCTCGACCAGATTTACCGGATCGCGCGCTTCAGGCTCGACGACCTGATTCGCGCCTGA
- the alc gene encoding allantoicase: MAIPTLDPNAPDFTRRYVNLADPRLGAQALEASDDFFAPKERMLNPEPAVFIPGKYDEHGKWMDGWETRRKRTTGYDWCIVKLARPGVIKGIDLDTSHFTGNFPPAASIEGAHVADGAPSQSTQWTEIVPSTTLQGNSHHYLDVASAEPFTHLRVNIYPDGGIARLRVYGQPQLDWRNADRNELFDLAAMENGAYMVGTNNQHFGLASTLLMPGRGVNMGDGWETRRRREPGNDWCIVALAQPGIIKKVEVDTAHFKGNFPDRCSLQAAYVKGGTDSSLVTQAMFWPVLLSEQKLQMDKQHFFESELAALGPVTHVRFNIYPDGGVSRLRLFGTLA; this comes from the coding sequence ATGGCAATTCCGACACTCGATCCCAACGCGCCCGATTTCACGCGCCGCTATGTGAATCTCGCGGACCCGCGTCTGGGCGCGCAGGCACTCGAGGCGAGCGACGATTTCTTCGCGCCGAAGGAACGCATGCTGAACCCCGAGCCGGCCGTGTTCATCCCCGGCAAATACGACGAACATGGCAAGTGGATGGACGGCTGGGAAACGCGGCGCAAGCGCACGACCGGCTACGACTGGTGCATCGTCAAGCTGGCGCGGCCGGGCGTGATCAAGGGCATCGATCTGGATACGAGCCACTTCACGGGCAACTTCCCGCCGGCGGCGTCCATCGAGGGCGCGCATGTCGCCGATGGCGCGCCGAGCCAGTCCACGCAATGGACGGAAATCGTGCCGTCGACGACGCTGCAGGGCAATAGCCATCACTATCTGGATGTCGCATCCGCCGAGCCGTTCACGCACTTGCGCGTGAACATCTATCCGGACGGCGGCATCGCGCGATTGCGCGTGTACGGTCAGCCGCAGCTCGACTGGCGCAACGCGGATCGCAACGAACTGTTCGATCTCGCCGCGATGGAAAACGGCGCGTATATGGTCGGCACGAACAACCAGCACTTCGGTCTCGCGTCCACGCTTCTGATGCCGGGCCGCGGCGTCAATATGGGCGATGGCTGGGAAACGCGCCGCCGCCGCGAGCCGGGCAACGACTGGTGTATCGTCGCGCTCGCGCAGCCGGGCATCATCAAGAAGGTCGAAGTGGATACCGCGCACTTCAAGGGCAATTTCCCCGACCGCTGCTCGCTGCAGGCGGCGTATGTGAAGGGCGGCACGGACAGCTCGCTCGTCACGCAGGCCATGTTCTGGCCGGTGCTGTTGTCGGAACAGAAGCTGCAGATGGACAAGCAGCATTTCTTCGAGTCCGAACTCGCGGCGCTCGGCCCAGTCACGCACGTGCGCTTCAACATCTACCCGGACGGCGGCGTCTCGCGCCTGCGTCTTTTCGGAACGCTTGCATGA